The following are from one region of the Ignavibacteriota bacterium genome:
- a CDS encoding Gfo/Idh/MocA family oxidoreductase → MEKLKVGVIGTGHLGKLHIKMFKSIENCELVGIFDSNTEQLKSVSSEFNVQGTGSIDDLLNKVDAVSIAATTTAHFEVAKKCFDSGVHVFIEKPITTTIKEAEELVEISEKKKLNLQVGHIERFNPALVSMEKYIDEPKFIQTDRLAQFNPRGTDVAVVLDLMIHDIDIILSLVKSDVVDVQANGVAVVSDHLDIANARLQFENGAVANVTASRISQKKLRKMRIFQRDSYIALDFVTGVAEAYRLLSPDAQAEPTQISFGEIGVGNKRKKIVYEQPEQKELNALQFELQLFVNSVLNKTKPLVSGVDGLRALKVAQIIIQKIEGQRIA, encoded by the coding sequence ATGGAAAAGCTAAAAGTTGGTGTAATCGGAACCGGTCATCTCGGTAAACTTCATATTAAAATGTTTAAGTCAATTGAAAATTGTGAACTTGTTGGCATATTCGACTCCAATACAGAACAGTTGAAGTCAGTTAGTTCAGAATTCAATGTTCAAGGTACTGGTTCGATTGATGATTTACTAAATAAAGTTGATGCAGTTTCAATAGCTGCAACTACCACGGCTCATTTCGAAGTTGCAAAAAAATGTTTTGATTCCGGAGTTCACGTATTCATTGAAAAACCAATTACAACTACAATCAAAGAAGCTGAAGAACTTGTGGAGATTTCTGAAAAGAAAAAACTAAATCTTCAGGTTGGACACATTGAACGCTTTAATCCTGCACTTGTTTCAATGGAAAAATATATTGATGAGCCAAAATTCATTCAGACAGACAGACTTGCTCAATTCAATCCGAGAGGAACTGACGTAGCTGTTGTCCTTGATTTAATGATTCATGATATTGATATAATTCTCAGTCTTGTAAAAAGCGATGTGGTGGATGTTCAGGCTAACGGGGTTGCCGTGGTTTCCGATCATCTTGATATAGCAAATGCAAGACTTCAGTTTGAAAACGGTGCTGTTGCAAATGTAACTGCCAGCCGTATATCACAAAAGAAACTAAGAAAGATGAGAATATTTCAGCGTGATAGTTATATTGCTCTTGATTTTGTAACCGGTGTCGCTGAAGCCTACAGACTTTTGTCTCCTGATGCTCAGGCTGAGCCGACGCAGATTTCATTTGGAGAAATTGGTGTTGGTAACAAGAGAAAAAAAATAGTGTATGAGCAGCCTGAACAGAAAGAATTAAATGCACTTCAGTTTGAGCTTCAACTATTTGTCAACTCCGTATTAAATAAAACAAAACCGTTAGTTTCAGGAGTGGATGGATTGCGAGCTTTAAAAGTTGCACAAATCATTATTCAGAAGATTGAAGGTCAAAGGATTGCGTAA